From the Orenia metallireducens genome, one window contains:
- the pfkA gene encoding 6-phosphofructokinase — protein MKKIGVLTSGGDAPGMNAAVRAVVRKAIHAGVEVVGVNRGYAGVIEGDFVKLDKSSVSDIIDRGGTFLRSARCDEFRTPEGRAKGAEQLRKEGIEGLIVIGGDGSFTGATLLTNETGIKTVGVPATIDNDIACTDDSIGYDTAMNTIIDAITKIRDTASSHERAFVIEAMGRHAGFLTLSAGLAGGAEAILVPEMKFNIDEVCNNIQAGYEAGKIHAIILVAEGVEIEGQEFTTNRDVNQSNAFIIGKEINDRTGFETRVSILGHIQRGGAPTGRDRLIASRLGAASVDALLAGETNKMVGIIHNKVEISDIKDAIEGNKEFDEELYQLANILSI, from the coding sequence ATGAAGAAGATTGGTGTATTAACTAGTGGAGGTGATGCACCAGGCATGAATGCTGCTGTTAGAGCAGTGGTTAGAAAAGCTATTCATGCTGGTGTAGAAGTGGTAGGTGTTAATAGGGGCTATGCTGGTGTTATTGAAGGTGATTTTGTAAAGCTAGATAAGAGTTCTGTTAGTGATATTATCGATCGTGGTGGAACTTTTTTACGTTCTGCACGTTGTGATGAGTTTAGAACTCCAGAAGGAAGAGCAAAAGGTGCTGAGCAATTAAGAAAAGAAGGAATTGAAGGTTTAATAGTTATTGGTGGTGATGGTTCTTTTACAGGAGCCACATTATTAACTAATGAGACTGGAATTAAAACAGTTGGTGTTCCTGCTACAATCGATAATGATATTGCTTGTACTGATGATTCTATTGGCTATGATACTGCTATGAATACTATTATTGATGCAATCACTAAAATTCGCGATACTGCTAGTTCCCATGAAAGAGCTTTTGTTATTGAGGCTATGGGAAGACATGCTGGTTTCTTAACATTGTCAGCAGGGCTAGCTGGTGGTGCTGAGGCTATCTTGGTACCAGAGATGAAGTTTAATATTGATGAAGTTTGTAATAATATTCAAGCTGGCTATGAAGCTGGTAAAATTCATGCAATTATCTTAGTTGCTGAAGGTGTAGAGATTGAAGGTCAAGAATTTACTACTAATAGAGATGTTAATCAAAGTAATGCCTTTATTATAGGTAAAGAGATTAATGATAGAACTGGTTTTGAAACTAGAGTTTCTATTTTAGGACATATCCAACGTGGTGGTGCTCCAACTGGTAGAGACAGATTAATAGCAAGTAGACTAGGTGCTGCTTCTGTTGATGCATTGTTAGCTGGAGAGACCAATAAGATGGTTGGAATAATACATAATAAGGTTGAAATTTCAGATATTAAAGATGCTATTGAAGGTAATAAAGAGTTTGACGAAGAGTTATATCAATTAGCTAATATTTTATCTATATAA